The proteins below are encoded in one region of Acidobacteriota bacterium:
- a CDS encoding NADH-quinone oxidoreductase subunit L, which produces SLYRLISNKYWVDELYDAVIVQPYYFLCRRSFDFDTWVIDGTIHVTAAFADIAGNIARLFQTGYVRNYALYFFIGVVVIVLYFLS; this is translated from the coding sequence TGTCTTTGTACAGGCTCATCTCCAACAAGTACTGGGTGGACGAACTTTACGATGCAGTGATTGTGCAGCCCTACTACTTCCTCTGCAGGAGGAGTTTTGACTTCGACACCTGGGTCATCGACGGAACTATCCATGTCACGGCTGCTTTCGCTGACATCGCTGGAAATATCGCCAGGCTGTTCCAGACGGGATACGTCAGGAATTACGCCCTTTACTTCTTTATAGGGGTTGTTGTTATCGTTCTCTACTTTTTGAGTTGA
- a CDS encoding NADH-quinone oxidoreductase subunit N, translated as MIDFSLILPVTILGAYALLLLLLSPLFREGSRIIGFTSLIAIVLSGIATIMIWGPERFTALNMVFIDNFGLFFSLIILAISFLTVMSSISFTEREGIYYGEFYSLILLATAGMIVMIQSRNLLIIFIGLELLSIPLYILAGITRNRLKSLESSLKYFLLGAFSTGFILYGIALIYGVTGSFDLHGISQLPEKGALGLIGVGLIIIGFGFKMAAFPFHFWAPDVYQGAPTIISGFMATGTKTAAFAALLRVLNTSFGEEAVKWVSVLTLLSIITMSFGNLVALAQRNIKRMLAYSSIAHAGYLLIAVVVTGISIDGVNGLSAGVSAIVYYLLAYALMTIGAFAAASLIGRGTEEYEEGYELENYSGLGYRRPLLAAAMSIFLLSLTGIPPTAGFIGKFYVFKAAIEMKLYVLAIVGILNSVIAAYYYLRVIVHMYMKEPALPGEVSKPGFSASVALAIAVLFTFILGTVPGKILYLVSGLFRTL; from the coding sequence ATGATAGATTTCAGCCTGATCCTTCCCGTGACCATCCTGGGAGCCTATGCGCTCCTGCTACTCCTTCTGTCACCCTTATTCAGGGAGGGTTCGAGGATTATTGGTTTCACATCACTCATCGCTATCGTCCTTTCGGGCATAGCGACGATCATGATCTGGGGACCCGAACGGTTTACCGCTCTGAACATGGTCTTCATCGATAATTTTGGCCTCTTCTTTTCTCTGATCATCCTCGCGATCTCGTTCCTGACGGTCATGTCCTCCATCAGCTTTACCGAAAGGGAAGGGATCTACTATGGAGAGTTCTACTCGCTGATACTCCTCGCCACGGCAGGGATGATAGTCATGATCCAATCCCGGAATCTTCTCATAATCTTCATCGGGCTTGAACTCCTATCCATCCCTCTCTACATCCTGGCCGGCATAACGAGGAACAGACTGAAATCTCTTGAATCCTCGCTCAAATATTTCCTCCTGGGAGCCTTCTCGACGGGGTTCATCCTTTACGGCATCGCACTCATCTATGGAGTTACCGGAAGCTTTGATCTTCACGGCATCTCACAGCTGCCCGAAAAAGGAGCCCTCGGTCTCATCGGAGTCGGTCTCATCATCATCGGCTTCGGCTTCAAGATGGCCGCCTTCCCGTTTCACTTCTGGGCTCCGGATGTCTATCAGGGAGCGCCAACCATAATCTCCGGATTCATGGCAACCGGGACTAAAACGGCGGCCTTTGCCGCGCTCCTTCGGGTCCTCAACACATCCTTCGGCGAAGAGGCGGTGAAGTGGGTAAGTGTCCTGACTCTTCTCTCCATCATCACGATGAGCTTCGGAAACCTGGTCGCGCTGGCGCAGAGGAACATCAAGAGGATGCTGGCCTATTCGAGCATTGCTCATGCCGGGTATCTCCTGATCGCAGTCGTCGTGACGGGGATCAGTATAGATGGCGTGAATGGGCTGAGCGCCGGCGTCTCTGCCATCGTCTATTACCTGCTGGCGTATGCCCTCATGACGATCGGAGCCTTTGCCGCTGCCTCGTTGATCGGCAGGGGAACGGAGGAATATGAAGAGGGATACGAGCTGGAAAATTACTCCGGGCTGGGATACAGGAGGCCTCTTCTGGCGGCAGCCATGAGCATCTTCCTTCTATCTCTCACCGGGATACCGCCAACGGCAGGATTCATAGGAAAGTTTTACGTCTTCAAGGCAGCCATAGAGATGAAACTGTACGTTCTTGCCATCGTCGGCATCCTGAACAGCGTCATCGCGGCATATTACTATCTCAGAGTCATTGTCCATATGTACATGAAGGAGCCGGCCTTACCAGGCGAGGTCTCGAAGCCGGGATTCTCCGCTTCCGTTGCCTTGGCCATCGCCGTCCTCTTCACTTTTATTCTCGGTACTGTTCCGGGTAAGATCCTTTACCTGGTTTCAGGTCTATTCAGAACGCTATAA
- a CDS encoding PTS sugar transporter subunit IIA yields MIKISDFLDVELLEPDLYASDTEDCLRKIVVRLSRCHVIKDGEDVLEKLLEREKVMSTGIGAEVAIPHARCPSLSRTIVSVAISREGVDFHSIDGNPVKVIFLIIGPPEAASLHIKLLAQIARMIKNEGFTERLSRAKTAAEIVKVIEEKEMKEAKEDGVE; encoded by the coding sequence ATGATCAAGATATCTGATTTTCTGGATGTCGAGTTGCTAGAGCCTGATCTCTATGCCAGCGATACAGAAGATTGTCTCAGGAAGATAGTGGTCCGTCTTAGCCGATGCCATGTCATCAAGGATGGGGAGGATGTCCTCGAAAAACTCCTGGAGAGGGAGAAGGTTATGAGCACTGGGATCGGAGCGGAAGTGGCAATCCCGCATGCTCGCTGCCCCTCGCTCAGCAGGACTATCGTATCGGTTGCAATCTCCAGGGAGGGGGTTGATTTTCACTCAATCGACGGCAACCCTGTCAAGGTCATTTTCCTTATCATAGGTCCGCCGGAAGCCGCCTCCCTTCACATCAAGCTCCTTGCCCAGATCGCCAGGATGATCAAGAACGAGGGATTCACAGAGCGACTGAGCCGGGCGAAGACCGCGGCGGAGATCGTGAAAGTGATCGAGGAAAAGGAGATGAAGGAAGCAAAAGAAGACGGCGTCGAATAA
- a CDS encoding redox-sensing transcriptional repressor Rex, which produces MKYGYVSRLTTKRLSLYLRCLNELESAGVKTISSQEFADHFHLNSAQMRKDLAYFGEFGVRGVGYYVSDLKDHLIKILGLDKKYNIVIVGAGNLGRALADYAGFNTREFRVVALFDNAREKVGMKTKEGVPIHHVDDLDEIIKKEKVDIAVIAVPAHTGQWALDRIMETGIKAILNFVPTRLKIPKGVEVNTVDLKIQMERLAFHLTDGWKKTKKILRKKIGRGRSG; this is translated from the coding sequence ATGAAATATGGCTATGTTTCAAGACTGACCACCAAAAGGCTCTCTCTCTATCTGAGATGTCTGAACGAGCTTGAAAGCGCGGGAGTCAAGACGATCTCTTCCCAGGAGTTTGCCGATCACTTCCATCTCAACTCTGCCCAGATGAGAAAGGACCTGGCCTATTTCGGAGAATTCGGAGTGAGAGGGGTCGGTTACTACGTCTCTGATTTGAAAGACCATCTCATAAAGATCCTCGGGCTTGATAAGAAGTACAACATCGTCATCGTCGGCGCAGGAAACCTCGGAAGGGCACTCGCAGATTACGCCGGATTCAATACACGGGAGTTCAGGGTCGTCGCCCTCTTCGATAATGCCAGAGAGAAAGTGGGAATGAAGACAAAAGAAGGCGTTCCAATCCATCATGTCGATGATCTCGACGAGATCATTAAGAAGGAAAAGGTCGACATTGCGGTCATAGCAGTTCCCGCCCATACGGGTCAGTGGGCCCTCGACAGGATCATGGAGACAGGCATCAAGGCCATCTTGAATTTTGTCCCTACCAGGCTCAAGATTCCCAAAGGAGTGGAAGTCAACACGGTGGACCTGAAGATCCAGATGGAAAGACTTGCCTTCCATCTCACCGACGGCTGGAAGAAGACAAAGAAGATCCTCCGTAAAAAGATCGGCAGAGGTAGGAGCGGATAA